Proteins found in one Sorghum bicolor cultivar BTx623 chromosome 1, Sorghum_bicolor_NCBIv3, whole genome shotgun sequence genomic segment:
- the LOC8056729 gene encoding uncharacterized protein LOC8056729, with protein sequence MAAIGGDDAAGLVVVVGDGAGDDNIILNPEFDDGLDNWAGNGCKIELHDSLDDGKVLPANGKYFVAATGRTDTWNGVQQDVTARLQRKLLYEATATVRLHSSAAAVAPCEVRATLGVQTADGRQQYLGIGKSQVSDKEWVQLQGKILLNSTVAKASIYIEGPPAGVDVLLDSLVVKHAQKAPPAPAPDFENLEYGANIIQNCNLDDGLNGWFPLGPCTLSVHDGGPRVLPPMAQDSLALGDEPLNGKHIHVTNRTQTWMGPAQIITDKLTLYATYQVSAWVRVGGAAAPQTINIAFAVDSQWINGGQVMARDERWYEVGGALRVETKPASRVMVYVQGPDAGVDLMVAGLQVFPVDRKARVKHLRRLTDKVRKRDVVLKVTTGADGAAAAVKDAADGVEVRVRQVSNSFPLGACIMRTNMDNEDFVDFFTKNFNWAVFGNELKWYWTEPQRGQMNYADADDLLRLCSDHGMCVRGHCIFWEVDSAVQQWVKTLSTDDLSAAVSSRINGLLTRYKGKFKHYDVNNEMLHGSFYQDKLGKDIRAAMFKTASELDPDALLFVNDYNVEGMCDTHATPEAYIQQIVGLQEQGAPVGGVGLQGHVSNPVGPVIRSVLDRLAVLGLPIWFTEVDVSSANEHVRADDLEVMLREAYAHPAVEGVMLWGFWELFMSRDDAHLVDAEGQVNEAGRRLLQLKREWLTHSHGHADENGEYKFRGHHGEYHVDVTTPTGKVSQTFTVDKDDAPLVLNIKV encoded by the exons ATGGCGGCGATCGGCGGCGACGACGCGGCGGGGCTCGTCGTGGTGGTTGGCGACGGCGCCGGCGACGACAACATCATCCTGAACCCGGAGTTCGACGACGGGCTTGACAACTGGGCCGGGAACGGGTGCAAGATCGAGCTGCACGACTCGCTggacgacggcaaggtgctccCGGCCAACGGCAAGTACTTCGTGGCCGCCACGGGGCGGACCGACACGTGGAACGGCGTGCAGCAGGACGTCACGGCGCGCCTCCAGCGCAAGCTGCTCTACGAGGCCACGGCCACCGTGCGCCTCCACTCGTCGGCGGCGGCCGTGGCGCCGTGCGAGGTGCGCGCCACGCTCGGCGTGCAGACTGCCGACGGCAGGCAGCAGTACCTCGGCATCGGCAA GTCGCAGGTGTCGGACAAGGAGTGGGTGCAGCTGCAAGGGAAGATCCTGCTCAACAGCACGGTGGCCAAGGCGTCCATCTACATCGAAGGGCCGCCGGCCGGCGTCGACGTGCTGCTCGACAGCTTGGTGGTGAAGCACGCGCAGAAGgcaccgccggcgccggcaccgGACTTCGAG AATCTTGAGTACGGCGCCAACATCATCCAGAACTGCAACCTGGACGACGGGCTGAACGGGTGGTTCCCGCTGGGCCCGTGCACGCTGTCCGTCCACGACGGCGGGCCGCGGGTGCTGCCGCCCATGGCGCAGGACTCCCTGGCGCTGGGCGACGAGCCGCTCAACGGCAAGCACATCCACGTCACCAACCGCACGCAGACGTGGATGGGCCCCGCGCAGATCATCACCGACAAGCTCACGCTCTACGCCACGTACCAGGTCTCCGCCTGGGTCCGcgtcggcggcgcggcggcgccgcaGACCATCAACATCGCCTTCGCCGTCGACAGCCAGTGGATCAACGGCGGCCAGGTCATGGCGCGCGACGAGCGCTGGTACGAGGTCGGCGGAGCGCTCCGCGTCGAGACGAAGCCGGCGTCGCGCGTCATGGTGTACGTCCAGGGCCCCGACGCCGGCGTCGACCTCATGGTCGCGGGGCTCCAGGTGTTCCCGGTCGACCGGAAGGCCCGCGTCAAGCACCTGAGGCGGCTCACCGACAAGGTGCGCAAGCGGGACGTGGTGCTCAAGGTGACGACGGGCGCCGacggggccgccgccgccgtcaaggACGCCGCCGACGGCGTGGAGGTGCGCGTGCGCCAGGTGTCCAACAGCTTCCCGCTGGGCGCCTGCATCATGCGCACCAACATGGACAACGAGGACTTCGTCGACTTCTTCACCAAGAACTTCAACTGGGCGGTGTTCGGCAACGAGCTCAAGTGGTACTGGACGGAGCCGCAGCGCGGGCAGATGaactacgccgacgccgacgacctcCTCCGCCTCTGCTCCGACCACGGCATGTGCGTGCGCGGGCACTGCATCTTCTGGGAGGTGGACAGCGCCgtgcagcagtgggtgaagacGCTGTCCACCGACGACCTGTCCGCCGCCGTGAGCAGCCGCATCAACGGGCTGCTCACCCGGTACAAGGGCAAGTTCAAGCACTACGACGTCAACAACGAGATGCTGCACGGGTCCTTCTACCAGGACAAGCTCGGCAAGGACATCCGCGCCGCCATGTTCAAGACGGCCAGCGAGCTCGACCCGGACGCGCTGCTCTTCGTCAACGACTACAACGTGGAGGGCATGTGCGACACCCACGCCACGCCGGAGGCCTACATCCAGCAGATCGTCGGGCTGCAGGAGCAGGGCGCGCCGGTGGGCGGCGTCGGGCTGCAGGGCCACGTCAGCAACCCGGTGGGGCCGGTGATCCGCTCCGTGCTCGACCGGCTCGCCGTGCTCGGCCTGCCGATCTGGTTCACGGAGGTGGACGTGTCGTCGGCGAACGAGCACGTGCGCGCCGACGACCTGGAGGTGATGCTGCGGGAGGCGTACGCGCACCCGGCCGTGGAGGGCGTCATGCTCTGGGGGTTCTGGGAGCTCTTCATGAGCCGCGACGACGCGCACCTCGTCGACGCCGAGGGGCAGGTCAACGAGGCAGGCCGCCGGCTGCTGCAGCTCAAGCGCGAGTGGCTCACGCACTCGCACGGCCACGCCGACGAGAACGGCGAGTACAAGTTCCGCGGCCACCACGGCGAGTACCACGTCGACGTGACCACCCCCACCGGCAAGGTCTCCCAGACATTCACCGTCGACAAGGACGACGCGCCCCTGGTGCTCAACATTAAAGTGTGA